One part of the Dunckerocampus dactyliophorus isolate RoL2022-P2 chromosome 11, RoL_Ddac_1.1, whole genome shotgun sequence genome encodes these proteins:
- the zdhhc24 gene encoding probable palmitoyltransferase ZDHHC24, with amino-acid sequence MTSYATKMFGKVEKMCYHLPVVLNTFLVFSITGEVSYLVLVEAPLEADQRKTVWSSWWKSMHLLAQYFMLGNICWNAMLFVRTSPSIKGVFFGGDSVGQGWKYCYTCETHTPPRCSHCYDCNACMLRRDHHCVFFGQCVGFRNYRYFLSCLLFMWSGLLYATLMNAEVFIVILKEGVTVHSILLLLIPWIMLVSGQVSARAFAFAFIADTCVVGLLLVSAFFFFHLFLLFRGQTTREWYSSRRPYNLGPFSNLRHTLGRRWYLCWLCPLIPSPLPGDGIHFQVTGSLDPTR; translated from the exons ATGACGAGCTACGCCACCAAGATGTTTGGCAAGGTGGAGAAGATGTGTTACCACCTCCCCGTGGTCCTCAACACCTTCCTGGTCTTCTCCATTACCGGGGAGGTGAGCTACCTGGTGCTGGTCGAGGCGCCGCTGGAGGCTGACCAGAGGAAAACAGTGTGGTCCTCATGGTGGAAGTCCATGCACCTGCTGGCTCAATACTTCATGCTGGGAAACATCTGCTGGAACGCCATGCTCTTTGTCAGAACTAGCCCCAGCATCAAGGGCGTGTTCTTTGGAGGGGATAGTGTGGGGCAAGGATGGAA GTACTGTTACACCTGTGAGAcacacactcctccacgctgcTCCCATTGCTATGACTGCAACGCGTGCATGCTTCGCCGGGACCACCACTGCGTGTTCTTTGGCCAGTGCGTGGGTTTCCGAAACTACCGTTACTTCCTGAGCTGCTTGCTCTTCATGTGGTCGGGGCTCCTGTACGCCACACTGATGAATGCCGAGGTCTTCATTGTCATACTGAAGGAAGGAGTGACTGTACACAGTATCCTGTTGCTGCTCATACCATGGATCATGTTGGTTTCAG GCCAGGTCTCTGCACGTGCATTCGCCTTCGCCTTCATCGCTGACACGTGCGTCGTAGGCCTCCTGCTAGTTtctgccttcttcttcttccatctCTTCCTGCTTTTCCGGGGACAAACCACCAGGGAGTGGTACTCGTCCCGCAGGCCCTACAACCTCGGACCTTTCAGCAACTTGCGTCACACATTAGGCAGACGCTGGTACCTCTGCTGGCTCTGCCCGCTCATCCCATCACCGCTACCAGGGGATGGGATCCACTTCCAGGTGACGGGATCCCTGGATCCTACCCGGTAA